AAAATACGATTTCAATATCGAATAGTACGAACAATACCGCAGTCAGGAAGTACTTAATGGAAAACGGTGTTCTTGCGTTTCCTTCCACAGGAACTCCACATTCCCAACTTTGGTTTTTTACAGAATTTCCTTTTTTCTGCTTTGGTCCCAGAAAATGTGCTCCAAGCAAAGAAACGGCTACAAATCCTATAGCAACACCCGCTTGAATCAGGATTGGAATATAACTTTCAGGTAAATTCATTTTTGCATTATTATCTCAATTTGCAAATTTAGCGAATAAACAAGAAAGCATGAAATTTATCAGCTTAAAAGTCGGTTTAAAATAGGGAAAAGTGATAATTTAGAATCAATAAAAATAAGATTTATTTCTTCATTTTTTTGAGGAGAGCGTAGGCCATGAACGAGATATATCCGAAAAGAATACTGGCAAACATTATGTTAACTATAGTATTGGTTCTGTCGTCTTCCAACTGAAAAAAGAAGTTGTAAATAAGAAAGGCTGCAATCAGAACGGCAAAAATAATTAACTGTGGTTTCATTAGGTAAAGGTAAGATTTTAATAGCTAACAGAAATAGTTGAGTTATTACTCATAACTGATTACTCATTGCTAATATTCTTTGAATAAGTTCTTCTTCTTTTATGGTTAACGGGATTGTAGTCCTGCCAAAGGAGCTGAACACTTTTGTTTTCTTCCAGTTCAGGGTTGGTCTCAGCAAAGGCAATTCCCATACTGGTAAAGCGCACGAAAATTTCTTTGAATATGATGGCTGTTACTCCACGTCTCTGGTAATCCGGATGGATACCAATCAAATAAAAATTAGCACGGTCGTTTTTCTTTCCTGCCTGCAGAAGATGCCACCATCCGAACGGAAGCAACTTTCCTTTTGCTTTCTGAAGTGCTTTGGAATAAGAAGGCATGGTAATCGCGAATGAAACAAGTTCATTGTTTTCATCCACTACACAAATGACGTAGTTTTTGTCTATAAAAGGGAAATATTTTTCTTTATAGGTCTGTATCTGTTCTTCCGAAATAGGGGTATAGGTTGAAAGGTGCTTGTAGGTCTCATCAAGAAGTTTGAACATGGGTTCAACAAAAGGAAGTATTTCCTGTTTCGACTTGAAATTAAGGACTTTAAGTTTGTATTTCTGGGCAATCAGTCCACTGAATTTCTCTACTTTTTCAGGCAGGGTTTTGGGGAAGTTCATTTCATATTCCACCCATTCCTTTTCTTTAGTCAATCCCAGATCTTCAAGGTGTTTCGGGTAATATTCGTGATTGTATATTCCGATCATCGTTGCGAGTTTATCAA
This region of Chryseobacterium vaccae genomic DNA includes:
- a CDS encoding NADH-quinone oxidoreductase subunit A, with protein sequence MNLPESYIPILIQAGVAIGFVAVSLLGAHFLGPKQKKGNSVKNQSWECGVPVEGNARTPFSIKYFLTAVLFVLFDIEIVFFYPYAVNFREFGLEGFLAVLTFVAIFFMAFFYVWKRGALDWDK
- a CDS encoding GTP cyclohydrolase translates to MSEVSIIEVKSNDQLKQFVRFPMDLYKNNPYYVPSFVNEEYKIWDAKENPALQYSKSKQYLALKNNKVVGRIAVIINQKEAQELGISKVRFGWIDFIDDREVSKALIQKAIDYAKENNINKIEGPMGFTNLDKAGMLTMGFDKLATMIGIYNHEYYPKHLEDLGLTKEKEWVEYEMNFPKTLPEKVEKFSGLIAQKYKLKVLNFKSKQEILPFVEPMFKLLDETYKHLSTYTPISEEQIQTYKEKYFPFIDKNYVICVVDENNELVSFAITMPSYSKALQKAKGKLLPFGWWHLLQAGKKNDRANFYLIGIHPDYQRRGVTAIIFKEIFVRFTSMGIAFAETNPELEENKSVQLLWQDYNPVNHKRRRTYSKNISNE